From a region of the Mesomycoplasma ovipneumoniae ATCC 29419 genome:
- a CDS encoding type I phosphomannose isomerase catalytic subunit: MKDYFVFVEPYQKNTLWAGQNLQNQLKSSQKIGELWLISAQKHGISRVSGQNLDEFFAQNRKFFGFYPHKTYPNLHKIIDAGQKLSLQVHPDNKLAKKLNSFGKDEAWLVLNKGDDPFIIGAKSNDFAEKITEINNENIDKHCNFCDLEKNDFAYISAGLIHSIPQGALVYEIQQNSDLTFRIFDFDRLDTNGQKRELHFELAKVAINPKLSPKIIHDNKKSQQSLVKNKFFNLEKVKINQKFLLFPQNDVFWYEIIIISGHGKINDAPFKPFDAILISGQIEKPIEFQAENALILINKII; encoded by the coding sequence TTGAACCATACCAAAAAAATACTTTATGAGCGGGGCAAAATTTACAAAATCAGTTAAAATCTAGCCAAAAAATTGGTGAACTCTGACTAATTTCAGCACAAAAACACGGTATTTCGCGTGTCAGTGGGCAAAATTTAGACGAATTTTTTGCCCAAAACCGCAAATTTTTTGGCTTTTATCCACATAAAACTTACCCAAATCTTCATAAAATTATTGATGCTGGTCAAAAACTGAGTCTCCAAGTTCATCCTGATAATAAATTAGCAAAAAAATTGAATTCTTTTGGCAAAGATGAGGCTTGACTTGTGCTAAACAAAGGCGATGATCCTTTTATAATTGGTGCAAAATCAAATGATTTTGCTGAGAAAATTACAGAAATTAACAACGAAAATATCGACAAACACTGTAATTTTTGTGATCTTGAAAAAAATGATTTCGCCTATATTAGCGCCGGTCTTATTCATTCTATTCCTCAAGGTGCCCTTGTTTATGAAATTCAGCAAAATTCAGACTTAACTTTTCGAATTTTTGACTTTGACCGACTTGACACTAACGGACAAAAAAGAGAGCTTCATTTTGAACTTGCAAAGGTAGCGATAAATCCAAAATTAAGCCCAAAAATTATTCATGACAACAAAAAAAGTCAACAATCACTAGTTAAAAATAAATTTTTTAACCTTGAAAAAGTAAAAATTAACCAAAAATTTTTACTTTTCCCCCAAAATGATGTTTTTTGGTACGAAATTATTATAATTTCTGGTCATGGAAAAATTAATGATGCTCCTTTTAAGCCATTTGATGCCATATTAATATCAGGACAAATTGAAAAACCAATTGAATTCCAAGCAGAAAATGCACTAATTTTAATAAACAAAATAATTTAA